One part of the Arabidopsis thaliana chromosome 4, partial sequence genome encodes these proteins:
- a CDS encoding uveal autoantigen with coiled-coil/ankyrin (unknown protein; INVOLVED IN: biological_process unknown; LOCATED IN: chloroplast; EXPRESSED IN: 21 plant structures; EXPRESSED DURING: 13 growth stages; Has 411 Blast hits to 380 proteins in 121 species: Archae - 4; Bacteria - 107; Metazoa - 85; Fungi - 29; Plants - 59; Viruses - 0; Other Eukaryotes - 127 (source: NCBI BLink).), which translates to MADQTSDSTSPVAPLSVSSPTATKKDNTNPVDSKLTELNESRAELLNRIQNLKQDLQSWRGKLDTQVKVYREELSGLKKTLNLEVEQLREEFKDLKTTLNQQQDDVSASLKSLGLQDSKEQIDKRSEVTEEKVEALSTDDNAKEAEH; encoded by the exons ATGGCGGACCAAACCTCCGATTCAACATCTCCCGTGGCTCCTCTCTCCGTATCTTCTCCTACTGCTACT AAGAAAGATAATACCAATCCTGTTGATTCGAAGCTCACG GAATTGAATGAATCAAGGGCTGAGTTACTAAACAGGATCCAGAATCTGAAACAG GACTTGCAAAGTTGGAGAGGTAAATTGGACACTCAAGTTAAAGTCTACCGTGAG GAGCTCTCTGGGCTAAAGAAGACTCTGAATCTTGAAGTTGAGCAGCTTCGTGag GAATTCAAAGATCTGAAAACTACCTTGAATCAACAGCAAGATGATGTTTCCGCTAGCCTGAAAAGCTTAGGC CTACAAGATTCAAAAGAGCAAATTGATAAGAGAAGTGAGGTGACAGAAGAGAAAGTGGAAGCTCTATCGACTGATGATAATGCCAAAGAAGCAGAACATTAG
- the RALFL33 gene encoding ralf-like 33 (ralf-like 33 (RALFL33); CONTAINS InterPro DOMAIN/s: Rapid ALkalinization Factor (InterPro:IPR008801); BEST Arabidopsis thaliana protein match is: rapid alkalinization factor 23 (TAIR:AT3G16570.1); Has 30201 Blast hits to 17322 proteins in 780 species: Archae - 12; Bacteria - 1396; Metazoa - 17338; Fungi - 3422; Plants - 5037; Viruses - 0; Other Eukaryotes - 2996 (source: NCBI BLink).), whose protein sequence is MRGLSTKPVAIIIAILTVHFLFAAVTSQSSGDFVPIESKCNGTIAECSLSTAEEEFEMDSEINRRILATTKYISYGALRRNTVPCSRRGASYYNCRRGAQANPYSRGCSAITRCRR, encoded by the coding sequence atgagAGGACTCTCCACAAAACCCGTTGCGATAATCATCGCAATTCTCACCGTCCACTTCTTATTCGCCGCCGTAACCTCCCAATCCTCCGGCGATTTCGTACCGATCGAGTCGAAATGCAACGGTACCATCGCCGAGTGCTCCTTATCCACGGCGGAGGAAGAGTTCGAGATGGACTCTGAGATCAACAGGCGTATTTTAGCAACAACGAAGTATATAAGCTACGGTGCGCTGAGGAGAAACACAGTTCCTTGCTCACGACGCGGCGCATCTTACTACAATTGCCGACGTGGAGCTCAGGCTAATCCTTACTCTCGTGGCTGTAGCGCTATTACTCGTTGCAGGCgataa
- the HSBP gene encoding heat shock factor binding protein (heat shock factor binding protein (HSBP); CONTAINS InterPro DOMAIN/s: Heat shock factor binding 1 (InterPro:IPR009643); Has 319 Blast hits to 319 proteins in 108 species: Archae - 0; Bacteria - 0; Metazoa - 183; Fungi - 14; Plants - 74; Viruses - 0; Other Eukaryotes - 48 (source: NCBI BLink).): protein MDGHDSEDTKQSTADMTAFVQNLLQQMQTRFQTMSDSIITKIDDMGGRINELEQSINDLRAEMGVEGTPPPASKSGDEPKTPASSS, encoded by the exons atg GATGGTCATGATTCTGAGGATACTAAGCAGAGCACTGCTGATATGACTGCTTTT GTCCAAAATCTTCTCCAGCAGATG CAAACCAGGTTCCAGACAATGTCGGACTCCATCATCACAAAGA TTGATGACATGGGAGGCAGAATCAATGAGCTGGAGCAAAGCATCAATGATCTAAGAGCCGAGATGGGAGTAGAAGGCACTCCTCCTCCAGCCTCCAAATCAGGCGATGAACCCAAAACACCGGCTAGTTCCTCTTAA
- a CDS encoding P-loop containing nucleoside triphosphate hydrolases superfamily protein (P-loop containing nucleoside triphosphate hydrolases superfamily protein; FUNCTIONS IN: GTP binding; INVOLVED IN: biological_process unknown; LOCATED IN: chloroplast outer membrane; EXPRESSED IN: 7 plant structures; EXPRESSED DURING: F mature embryo stage, petal differentiation and expansion stage, E expanded cotyledon stage, D bilateral stage; CONTAINS InterPro DOMAIN/s: AIG1 (InterPro:IPR006703); BEST Arabidopsis thaliana protein match is: translocon at the outer envelope membrane of chloroplasts 159 (TAIR:AT4G02510.1); Has 2093 Blast hits to 1898 proteins in 523 species: Archae - 13; Bacteria - 941; Metazoa - 425; Fungi - 113; Plants - 353; Viruses - 0; Other Eukaryotes - 248 (source: NCBI BLink).): MESEKPGIVSILAAATVDSEKPRVSISAVRAIAAARADSFLLTPSSEASSYSNGLDFETDEDETVLEDVVLDGVRVDRLLGEELGGDGSEFQVGVGFIDHLQSEVSGDERGSMKAKVVIPRAVLSLDDDEFDEILGSDVDSEEVRMNYSDKLDDGLMSFGNIEESSLGVPPEGSSDFMAENEGNSSEASIELGQNFKQLIEKGDSKSTINKEDSGGSIHEFDALMKPSDVERVEDSAVELAKMGMNDKPEYAGSNIGELVSIEEVMVQEKSSDNVLVSFESSLGVMTGECKEFLVESEGNAVDEDKGLDETVSSLVEQGVGQASTSKESNNRTDVGSVCDADELIIPRDESIGSESRDSGDKDAGNMIGKAEEHCENDRGAVSELEKLECADEPEIGMSSESFQLTPTSDSEMIMNLEVAGGIDVVVIGCGSSDQKAEEESENEGNQESDDTDRKLSLPDEDRASSLISSFETANETVEDGNQLISRTMPENSSVIAYDIMENETMARLIHNHTFMELDEYEGTGDTSEKLTGSSFQNSSELLSSNHSVELISERVKERVEKTQLLKEKLQRIIRRTCLSRENSTVTKVASKMSLAGGEHPTSLGLDHMFDGTKIVLPEQEFPADLDFSINVLVIGKTGVGKSATVNSIFGETKSAVGAFGVTTNSANYVVGNVGGIQISILDTPGLLSSATEEQFNQEVLIARCLGIVLAENNMSFFSANKSSESTCSDWRLNLLILCCSVKIRSKAGSLQKQNTDVEKAGVFGSQLSSFTLFCSLWNVLLNSGHTSHSHDDLEEKKRKLLDSYPEIIWDEQSQECLEQETLLVENQESEDVERQHEKGTVLGRVRTRRGRLGFQATKRFGIYLDTSDVHAGFSIGSRDCRRNVQEEGKILVRMRGSMSVLGLVPMLISVFTSGKDI; the protein is encoded by the exons ATGGAATCGGAGAAGCCTGGGATTGTTTCAATTCTCGCTGCAGCAACGGTCGATTCGGAGAAACCTCGCGTTTCAATTTCTGCGGTGAGAGCGATTGCGGCGGCAAGAGCTGATTCGTTTCTTCTCACGC CAAGTAGTGAAGCTAGTAGTTATAGTAATGGACTTGATTTTGAgactgatgaagatgagactGTGTTAGAGGATGTGGTTTTGGATGGGGTTAGGGTAGATAGGCTACTAGGGGAAGAGTTAGGTGGAGATGGAAGTGAATTTCAGGTGGGAGTGGGATTTATAGACCATTTGCAG AGTGAAGTTAGTGGAGATGAAAGAGGTAGTATGAAAGCAAAAGTAGTCATTCCTCGGGCTGTTTTGTctttggatgatgatgagtttgatgaaattttgGGTA GTGATGTTGATTCTGAAGAGGTGAGAATGAACTATTCAGATAAATTAGATGATGGTTTGATGTCCTTTGGGAATATTGAAGAATCAAGTCTCGGTGTTCCACCAGAAGGTTCTAGTGATTTTATGGCAGAAAATGAAGGGAACTCTAGTGAGGCGAGTATAGAATTGGGTCAAAATTTCAAGCAACTCATCGAGAAAGGGGATAGTAAAAGTACCATCAACAAGGAGGATAGTGGTGGTAGCATTCATGAATTTGACGCATTGATGAAGCCAAGTGATGTAGAAAGAGTAGAAGATAGTGCAGTTGAATTAGCAAAAATGGGAATGAATGATAAACCAGAATACGCAGGTTCTAATATAGGTGAACTTGTATCCATAGAGGAAGTTATGGTACAAGAGAAATCTTCTGACAATGTGTTAGTGTCTTTTGAGAGTAGTCTTGGTGTTATGACAGGTGAATGCAAGGAGTTTCTGGTGGAAAGTGAAGGAAACGCTGTTGATGAGGATAAAGGATTAGATGAAACTGTAAGCAGCCTTGTCGAACAAGGGGTGGGTCAAGCTAGTACCAGCAAGGAGAGCAATAACAGAACTGATGTTGGTAGTGTCTGTGATGCAGATGAATTGATAATTCCACGTGACGAGTCTATTGGATCAGAAAGCAGAGACTCAGGGGATAAAGACGCTGGAAATATGATAGGCAAGGCAGAAGAACACTGTGAAAATGATCGTGGTGCTGTTAGCGAATTAGAAAAACTTGAGTGCGCGGATGAACCTGAAATTGGTATGAGTTCTGAAAGTTTTCAGTTAACTCCAACTTCAGATTCTGAAATGATAATGAACCTTGAGGTCGCTGGAGGAATAGATGTCGTTGTAATTGGTTGTGGTTCTTCCGATCaaaaagctgaagaagaatctgaaaatgAAGGAAATCAAGAATCAGACGATACTGATAGGAAGTTGTCACTTCCTGATGAAGATAGAGCATCAAGTTTAATAAGTTCCTTTGAAACAGCCAATGAGACTGTGGAAGATGGGAATCAATTAATAAGCAG GACCATGCCTGAAAACTCTTCCGTAATTGCTTATGATATAATGGAAAATGAGACGATGGCACGGCTGATTCATAATCACACTTTTATGGAGCTTGACGAGTACGAAGGAACAGGTGATACAAGTGAGAAACTCACTGGATCCAGTTTCCAGAATTCTTCAGAACTATTATCCTCTAATCATTCTGTGGAGCTGATAAGTGAGAGAGTGAAGGAAAGAGTTGAGAAGACTCAGCTCTTGAAGGAAAAGCTCCAGAGGATTATAAGAAGAACATGTCTTAGCCGTGAAAATTCAACTGTTACTAAAGTTGCGTCTAAGATGAGCCTAGCTGGTGGAGAACATCCAACGTCCTTAGGGCTTGATCACATGTTTGACGGAACAAAGATAGTGCTGCCTGAACAAGAGTTTCCAGCTGATCTAGACTTCTCCATTAACGTCCTTGTTATCGGGAAAACTGGGGTGGGAAAAAGTGCAACGGTTAATTCTATTTTTGGGGAGACTAAATCTGCTGTTGGTGCATTTGGAGTTACCACTAACTCTGCAAATTATGTTGTTGGGAATGTAGGAGGAATCCAGATAAGTATACTTGATACGCCAGGACTCTTGTCCTCTGCAACTGAGGAACAGTTTAATCAGGAAGTCCTTAT AGCAAGATGCCTAGGAATTGTTCTGGCAGAGAACAACATGAGCTTCTTCTCCGCAAACAAAAGCAGCGAATCTACATGTTCGGATTGGAGATTGAACTTGCTGATCTTATGTTGCTCAGTTAAGATCCGGTCTAAAGCCGGTTCTTTGCAAAAGCAGAATACCGATGTAGAAAAGGCCGGTGTCTTTGGCTCCCAGCTTAGCTCTTTCACTCTATTCTGTTCCTTGTGGAATGTGTTACTTAACTCAGGGCACACTTCTCATTCACATGATGatttggaggagaagaaaaggaaattactGGATTCTTACCCTGAAATTATATGGGACGAACAGAGTCAAGAATGTCTCGAGCAAGAAACACTTCTCGTGGAGAATCAAGAATCAGAAGACGTGGAGAGACAACATGAAAAAGGAACTGTACTTGGTCGTGTAAGAACCAGAAGAGGAAGACTTGGATTCCAAGCAACAAAAAGGTTCGGTATCTATCTAGATACATCTGATGTGCACGCAGGGTTTTCCATTGGAAGCCGAGACTGTAGAAGAAATGTACAAGAAGAAGGGAAGATCTTGGTGAGGATGAGAGGCTCCATGTCTGTTTTAGGTTTGGTTCCTATGTTGATATCCGTATTCACTTCTGgaaaagatatttaa
- a CDS encoding ABC subfamily C protein (BEST Arabidopsis thaliana protein match is: embryo defective 1703 (TAIR:AT3G61780.1); Has 524 Blast hits to 443 proteins in 102 species: Archae - 0; Bacteria - 13; Metazoa - 196; Fungi - 37; Plants - 43; Viruses - 3; Other Eukaryotes - 232 (source: NCBI BLink).) — protein MAVFRCAVFLSPSSFLPSYSTGRRVSNPKSKAQETVIIGIETPENDPSSDVVSDVEEIQVLSSSVVSNEVNGISTKISPKLVAKYGLWLIGIFAFQTVCAVLFLGDSTKSEKTPEVSSDSEGNNLVLLEDVEMNEKIAEIRMMAREARKSEGKQEEDDETGIDIEKEIEARLSNMEKRLNSQRKGLAGLRVEPLDESGNDEKSLMFEKKYKFKAEKPPMGNVKGFGGSKGSDEIMSGTEKTGKNGSASESRDGEKNPEEQLQESVFRDGAAQESEQRRPSNEVKKSRKSGNRVGGTPNMKAGSGFGSTSLSEKHGDVRKGKPLRRAKEKQSEKENKLWWLKLPYVLRILMRSNIDQDISEGYFTLRTESMEQNEGQVSHMIAFEDQSDARNFSYLLESVFEDLDDFSADIAPVTTKDLYDEVSSGGKNVIVVRKRQLTLYAGQPFEDVERALRTLIQERR, from the exons ATGGCAGTTTTCCGATGCGCCGTCTTTTTATCTCCTTCGAGTTTCCTTCCGTCGTACTCCACCGGAAGGAGAGTTTCT aaccctaaatccaaagCTCAAGAGACAGTCATAATCGGAATCGAAACGCCGGAAAATGATCCTTCAAGCGACGTAGTTTCTGATGTAGAGGAGATTCAGGTCTTAAGTAGCTCGGTTGTGTCAAATGAGGTAAATGGTATATCAACTAAGATCTCTCCGAAGTTAGTAGCGAAGTATGGATTGTGGTTGATCGGAATATTCGCTTTTCAAACTGTTTGTGCTGTTTTGTTTCTGGGAGACTCAACGAAATCCGAGAAAACGCCGGAAGTTTCAAGTGATAGTGAGGGTAACAATTTGGTTTTGCTAGAGGATGTTGAAATGAATGAGAAGATTGCAGAGATCAGAATGATGGCACGTGAAGCACGTAAAAGTGAGGgtaagcaagaagaagatgatgaaactgGGATTGATattgagaaagagatagaagcAAGATTGTCTAACATGGAGAAACGGTTGAATTCACAGAGGAAAGGTTTGGCGGGATTGCGCGTAGAACCGTTGGATGAATCTGGAAATGATGAGAAAAGTTTGATGTTTGAGAAGAAGTACAAGTTTAAAGCTGAGAAGCCTCCGATGGGTAATGTAAAAGGCTTTGGTGGAAGTAAAGGAAGTGATGAGATTATGTCTGGGACTGAGAAGACAGGGAAAAATGGAAGTGCTAGTGAATCACGAGACGGTGAGAAGAATCCTGAAGAACAACTACAAGAGTCAGTATTCCGAGATG GTGCTGCTCAGGAATCTGAGCAAAGACGACCATCAAACGAAGTTAAGAAGTCAAGAAAATCTGGAAATCGAGTGGGCGGAACACCAAATATGAAAGCTGGTTCTGGATTTGGTAGCACTTCATTGTCAGAGAAACATGGAGACGTCAGGAAAGGAAAACCATTGAGAAGAGCAAAGGAGAAACAATCTGAGAAAGAGAATAAATTGTGGTGGCTCAAGCTTCCCTATGTGCTG aGAATTCTCATGCGGAGTAATATCGATCAAGACATATCTGAGGGATATTTTACCTTGAGGACCGAATCTATGGAACAAAATGAGGGTCAAGTTTCACATATGATTGCATTTGAAGATCAAAGTGATGCTAGAAACTTCTCTTATCTGCTTGAATCAGTTTTTGAAGACTTGGATGATTTCAGTGCCGATATAGCTCCCGTAACAACCAAG gaTCTTTATGATGAAGTTAGTTCTGGTGGCAAGAATGTGATAGTTGTGAGGAAGAGGCAGCTTACGTTGTATGCTGGACAACCATTTGAAGACGTTGAAAGAGCTTTGCGAACTCTGATTCAAGAACGAAGATGA
- a CDS encoding ARM repeat superfamily protein (ARM repeat superfamily protein; FUNCTIONS IN: binding; INVOLVED IN: biological_process unknown; LOCATED IN: cellular_component unknown; EXPRESSED IN: 21 plant structures; EXPRESSED DURING: 14 growth stages; CONTAINS InterPro DOMAIN/s: Armadillo-type fold (InterPro:IPR016024); BEST Arabidopsis thaliana protein match is: ARM repeat superfamily protein (TAIR:AT3G01450.1); Has 30201 Blast hits to 17322 proteins in 780 species: Archae - 12; Bacteria - 1396; Metazoa - 17338; Fungi - 3422; Plants - 5037; Viruses - 0; Other Eukaryotes - 2996 (source: NCBI BLink).), whose protein sequence is MALRNIENALPISQERPKKLAKLSKQPEIGLNDENNPVAVAESTVEYVASENLKPFSDPESSVQRLLEELASKDWIKVCDSLNNTRRFAIHHSSLLLPILEKLIVVMVKAMKNPRSALCKTSIMTCSDIFTAYGEKLLEGPHLKSMDDLLLQLLMKASQDKKFVCEEAEKALNTMVNSVARLPLLRKLQSYVRHSNPRVRAKAAVSTSNCVSKMEVNEMEEFGMILLAQMAADQLSDKLPEAREAARSMVNSLFEKFTWNEEEDEEGSKQEAWKKFCEKNVTGLNAQAMIKIVASQ, encoded by the exons ATGGCGTTGAGGAACATTGAAAACGCTCTTCCGATCTCACAGGAACGACCTAAGAAGCTGGCCAAACTCTCAAAGCAACCGGAGATTGGTCTAAATGACGAAAACAACCCTGTCGCTGTGGCTGAATCGACCGTCGAATACGTTGCTTCTGAGAATCTCAAACCATTTTCAGATCCTGAATCTTCTGTCCAG AGATTACTTGAAGAATTAGCATCAAAGGATTGGATTAAAGTATGTGACTCATTGAACAACACAAGGAGATTTGCAATTCATCACTCTTCTCTGTTGCTACCAATTCT AGAAAAGCTTATAGTTGTGATGGTGAAGGCGATGAAGAATCCTAGAAGTGCATTGTGCAAGACTTCGATTATGACTTGTTCTGATATCTTCACTGCTTATGGAGAAAAGTTGCTGGAAGGACCTCATTTGAAATCTATGGACGATCTg CTGTTGCAGTTGCTGATGAAAGCTTCACAAGACAAGAAGTTTGTGtgtgaagaagcagagaaagcGCTGAACACGATGGTTAACTCGGTGGCTCGCTTGCCGCTTCTGCGTAAGCTTCAGAGTTATGTCCGTCACAGTAACCCTCGTGTCAGGGCCAAAGCTGCTGTGTCTACTTCCAACTGCGTTTCTAAAATG GAGGTAAATGAAATGGAAGAATTTGGGATGATTCTGCTCGCACAAATGGCTGCGGATCAGTTGAGTGACAAGTTGCCAGAGGCAAGGGAAGCTGCAAGGAGTATGGTGAACTCGCTTTTCGAGAAATTTACatggaatgaagaagaagacgaagaaggaaGCAAGCAAGAAGCTTGGAAGAAGTTTTGTGAGAAGAATGTAACAGGGCTTAATGCACAAGCCATGATCAAGATCGTTGCATCTCAATAA